The stretch of DNA ATTCGCTTTGCCGCCATTCCCATGGGACATGAATTCACTTCCTTGGTTCTGGCACTGCTTCAAGTCAGCGGCTATCCGCCCAGGATCGAGCCGGACGTAATTGAACAAATTCGTGCGCTGGCGGGCGAGTTTCATTTTGAGACTTATATCTCGTTGTCCTGCCAAAACTGCCCGGAGGTAGTCCAGGCACTCAACATCATGGCGGTAATCAATCCCAATGTCAGCCATATCATGATTGATGGCTCCCTGTTCCTAGACGAAGTGAACAAGAAACAGATCATGGCCGTGCCCAGTGTCTACCTGAATGGCCAGACTTTTGCGCAAGGCCGACTTGGTATAGGAGAAATTCTCGCCAAGCTGGATAGCGGCATGGTGATGCGCGAGGCTGCCAAACTGGCGAGCAAGGAGCCATTTGATGTATTGGTAGTCGGGGGTGGACCAGCTGGAGCGGCGGCAGCGGTGTACGCCGCGCGCAAGGGCTTGCGCGTTGGAGTGGTGGCGGAACGTTTTGGTGGTCAGGTGCTCGATACCATGGCCATCGAAAACTTGATTTCGGTGACCCATACCGAAGGCCCGCGCCTGGCACGTGCGCTGGAAGAGCATGTGCGCCAATATGAGATTGATATCATGAACCTGCAACGCGCCGCCGCATTGGTACCAGGGGAAAAAGGCGGGCTGCATGAAATCAGGCTCGCCAATGGTGCGACACTGACAGCCAAGGCAGTCATCATCGCCACCGGCGCGCGCTGGCGTGAGATGAATGTCCCTGGCGAAAAAAAATATCTTGGCCGGGGCGTGGCGTACTGCCCGCATTGCGACGGGCCGTTATTCAAGGGCAAGCGGGTGGCCGTGGTTGGCGGCGGCAATTCCGCAATCGAAGCGGCGATAGATCTGGCCGGGATCGTGGCTCATGTCACTTTGTTATCGCGGAGCACTTTACGCGCCGATGCCGTGCTGCAAAAAAAATTTTTCAGTCTTCCCAATATCACCGCACTCAACAACGCTCCGATTACGGAAGTAACCGGCGACGACAACAAGGTCAATGGCTTGGTTTATACGGATCGAATTAGCGGTGAACGCCGAGCAATCGAACTGGAAGGCATTTTTGTTCAGATCGGTCTCTTGTCCAGCAGCGATTGGCTCAAGGGTACGCTGGATCTTTCCTACCAGGGCGAGATCGTGGTAGACGCACGGTGCCAAACCTCGTTGCCGGGGGTGTTCGCAGCTGGCGATTGCACCACGGTACCCTATAAACAAATCATCATCGCCATGGGTGAGGGTGCAAAAGCCAGTTTGACCGCGTTTGATTACTTGATGTTGCGTTAATTGCGATCAGGTTGGGTTCCGTCGCTTTGGAGTCCACCGCTAATGCTTGGTCGCTCGCCTGCCATGGCGAGCTTCCATGATTAAACAGGTGGTATTCGGCGCAAATCAAGCGTGTGTGGATATTCCCCGGCGGGTTCTTCCGTCGGTGGTGGCATGGGACCAATCCGCGCATCGTCGCGCAAGAAACGCGACAAGGTTCTGACCCAGGGTTGCGGGGTAAAGCTGCCCGGACTATGCCCGATGCTCGAAAAACGACTGTGACGGCGTGCTTCCGCTTCGTTGACGTTGACCGGGAAGGTTTCATAATGGCGTCCTCCCGGATGCGTGACCTGGTAAACACAACCTGCAATCGCACGTCCATTCCAGAGATCAACCAGGTCGAAGGTCAACGGCGTGTGTGCCTTGATGGTCGGATGGAGTGCGGAGGGCGGCTGCCATGCCCGATAGCGAACTCCGGCGACGTATTCGCCATGGGTGCCGGTATTGCGTAACGGAACACGGCGGCCATTGCACGCTAGGGCGTAGCGGCCATCGGTCAAATCGGTAAATTTGATCTGAAGACGCTCCATGGAAGAATCCACAAAACGCGCGGTACCCTGCCTGGTGGTTTCTTCGCCCAGAACTGGCCAGGGTTCGATGGCAGCGCGCAATTCCAGTTCAACATCCTTGAATCGCAAATTTCCCAAGATCGGAAAACGGAACTCCAGAAAAGGCGCGAACCATTCGATCTGAAAGGGATAACCAGCG from Gammaproteobacteria bacterium encodes:
- the ahpF gene encoding alkyl hydroperoxide reductase, AhpF component is translated as MIDANLKIQLKTYLEKLVVPIELVASLDDTPKSGEMRALLEDIASLSSKVSLLDNGKDARRPSFSISRVGESPRIRFAAIPMGHEFTSLVLALLQVSGYPPRIEPDVIEQIRALAGEFHFETYISLSCQNCPEVVQALNIMAVINPNVSHIMIDGSLFLDEVNKKQIMAVPSVYLNGQTFAQGRLGIGEILAKLDSGMVMREAAKLASKEPFDVLVVGGGPAGAAAAVYAARKGLRVGVVAERFGGQVLDTMAIENLISVTHTEGPRLARALEEHVRQYEIDIMNLQRAAALVPGEKGGLHEIRLANGATLTAKAVIIATGARWREMNVPGEKKYLGRGVAYCPHCDGPLFKGKRVAVVGGGNSAIEAAIDLAGIVAHVTLLSRSTLRADAVLQKKFFSLPNITALNNAPITEVTGDDNKVNGLVYTDRISGERRAIELEGIFVQIGLLSSSDWLKGTLDLSYQGEIVVDARCQTSLPGVFAAGDCTTVPYKQIIIAMGEGAKASLTAFDYLMLR